From Arachis stenosperma cultivar V10309 chromosome 2, arast.V10309.gnm1.PFL2, whole genome shotgun sequence, one genomic window encodes:
- the LOC130962932 gene encoding uncharacterized protein LOC130962932: protein MSNILPSFQLLELNVISAQDLALVGRSMRSYAVAWIDPDRKLSTRVDSHGGVNPTWNDKFVFRVDEDFLYDEEAVITIDIYAIHWFKDIHVGTAHVLAAEHMPPPTTTRPYHNTHKNAGMQFVGLQVHRPSGRPKGILNVGVAVLDSTMRSMPLYNPTAVGYHHDDMDIDQLNLQQDPTKPKPELRRTKSDTSSMIGPEAVAHEKRTKVKKGKASSVVTASEVSLKSKKKGGSTLSGSDVRPKSRKGKSEKVKKASKLQRSPEPNITNNNYIGTPQRKGAGYEVNQSPNPQYWNSPAMAYNNINRGGVRATPLHGATPLHAYAAMNAAMEYGTPYRSDLGRPMMTDSELGPSASEVAAAVARQPVEEGDTSTVGGWSLDESVEGLKPRVERWRTELPTVYDNGGDITSTHFTKSKKDNHSRRHTDGDDEGLFSCFSVICGVECSIVCGGDRKKKKKNRRRRAQSADDASFL, encoded by the coding sequence ATGTCTAACATATTGCCATCTTTCCAGCTTCTAGAACTCAATGTCATATCCGCGCAAGACCTAGCCCTGGTGGGCCGATCCATGCGAAGCTACGCAGTCGCATGGATTGACCCTGACCGCAAACTTTCCACTAGGGTGGATTCCCATGGTGGGGTTAATCCAACATGGAATGACAAATTTGTCTTTCGTGTCGACGAAGATTTTTTGTATGACGAAGAGGCTGTAATAACGATAGACATCTACGCTATACATTGGTTTAAAGATATTCACGTAGGCACCGCCCACGTGCTAGCAGCTGAACATATGCCACCTCCCACCACCACTCGTCCGTACCATAACACCCACAAAAATGCGGGTATGCAGTTTGTAGGTCTGCAAGTTCATCGACCCTCGGGTCGCCCCAAAGGAATATTAAATGTTGGTGTGGCTGTTCTTGATAGCACAATGAGGAGCATGCCTCTCTACAACCCCACAGCCGTTGGATACCACCATGATGACATGGACATTGATCAGCTCAACCTTCAACAAGACCCTACGAAACCCAAGCCCGAGCTTCGGCGCACCAAGAGCGACACAAGCTCGATGATTGGGCCGGAAGCCGTGGCTCACGAGAAGCGAACCAAGGTTAAAAAGGGGAAAGCGAGTTCCGTGGTCACGGCATCTGAGGTAAGCCTCAAGAGTAAGAAAAAGGGTGGCTCTACTTTGAGTGGATCGGATGTTAGGCCCAAGTCAAGGAAGGGTAAATCTGAGAAAGTGAAAAAAGCTAGCAAGCTTCAACGTTCTCCTGAACCCAACATCACAAACAATAACTACATTGGCACCCCGCAAAGGAAGGGTGCTGGATATGAAGTTAATCAATCACCAAATCCGCAATATTGGAATTCTCCCGCTATGGCTTATAATAATATCAACAGAGGTGGCGTCCGAGCCACTCCATTGCATGGAGCCACCCCATTGCATGCATATGCAGCAATGAATGCAGCTATGGAATACGGTACCCCGTACAGATCCGATTTGGGCCGGCCCATGATGACAGACTCAGAATTGGGCCCATCAGCCTCTGAGGTTGCGGCAGCCGTTGCGAGACAGCCGGTGGAGGAGGGGGACACTTCTACAGTTGGAGGGTGGAGCTTGGACGAAAGCGTTGAGGGGTTGAAGCCGAGGGTGGAGAGGTGGCGGACGGAGTTACCGACAGTGTACGACAACGGTGGAGACATTACTTCGACCCACTTCACAAAGTCCAAGAAAGACAACCATTCACGTAGACACAcagatggtgatgatgagggCTTGTTCTCTTGCTTTAGTGTTATTTGTGGCGTTGAGTGTTCCATTGTTTGCGGTGGTGatcggaagaaaaagaagaagaatcgtCGGCGTCGAGCTCAGTCCGCAGATGATGCAAGCTTTCTATGA
- the LOC130962933 gene encoding uncharacterized protein LOC130962933, giving the protein MADFLVEVTGDPGEDIGTRWKLHVDGASNQTFGGAGIILESPNGVVYEQSVRFEFPISNNQAEYEALIGGLTLAAEVGAKRLEVCSDSQVVTSQVNGSYQAKDPLLQKYLEKVKSMNQKFDEVTVQHVPRERNTRADLLSKLASTKPGEGNRSLIQGMTREPAIALHITTLSSSWLDPITNYLEHGQVPDDEKDAVKLRREAAKYAVIQGQLFRKGLSQPLLKCLHPDQTDYVLREVHEGCCGHHIGGKALARKLIRAGYYWPSMMADSKEFVKKCIKCQQNANFAKAPASELSLLTTSRPFAQWGIDLLGPFPVGPGQVITQFGIPEVVISDNGTQFADKKFTEFLNGLGIRQRFSSVEHPRTNGQVESANKVILSGLKKRLDNKKGAWADELASVLWSYRTTEQSSTKETPFRLTYGVDAVIPVEIGEPSPRLLLKGVEETVEKDLIDEAREMAHLTETALKQRIALRYDTKVLKRDFEPDDLVLRRNDIGSPTPGEGKLAANWEGPYRVKKVMGKGAFKLERLDGKEVPRTWNVDNLRRFYS; this is encoded by the exons ATGGCGGATTTTTTGGTTGAAGTAACAGGAGACCCAGGCGAAGACATAggtacacggtggaagctccatgtggacggagcctccaaccagacctTCGGAGGAGCCGGGATCATCCTAGAAAGTCCAAACGGGGTCGTATACGAACAGTCGGTCAGATTCGAGTTTCCcatctcgaacaaccaagcagaatacgaagccctcataGGAGGCTTGACCCTAGCAGCAGAGGTCGGCGCAAAAAGGCTGGAAGTATGCAGCGATTCCCAAGTCGTCACTTCCCAGGTAAACGGCAGCTATCAAGCCAAGGACCCCTTGTTgcagaagtacttggaaaaggtCAAAAGCATGAACCAAAAGTTCGACGAGGTCACGGTCCAGCATGTACCCAGGGAAAGGAACACACGAGCAGACCTCCtatcaaaattagccagcacgaAGCCAGGGGAGGGAAAccggtctctcatccaaggcatgACAAGGGAACCCGCAATTGCACTACACATAACAACCCTAAGTTCTtcatggctagaccccatcaccaACTACCTAGAGCACGGCCAAGTCCCTGATGACGAGAAGGATGCGGTGAAACTAAGGAGAGAAGCGGCCAAATACGCCGTCATCCAAGGACAGCTGTTCAGAAAAGGGCTCAGCCAACCCCTACTGAAGTGCCTACACCCCGACCAAACGGACtacgtcctcagggaagtccaCGAGGGTTGCTGTGGGCACCACATCGGAGGAAAAGCCCTAGCAAGGAAGTTGATCCGAGCTGGGTACTACTGGCCGTCGATGATGGCAGATTCCAAAGAGTTTGTCAAAAAGTGCATAAAGTGCCAacagaacgccaactttgccaAGGCACCGGCAAGCGAGTTGAGCTTGCTGACGACTTCCCGGCCGTTCGCACAGTGGGGAATCGACCTCTTAGGGCCCTTCCCTGTCGGCCCTGGGCAG gtgataacaCAGTTCGGGATACCAGAagtcgtcatctcggacaacggcACCCAATTTGCCGACAAAAAGTTCACAGAATTTCTCAACGGCCTAGGTATAAGGCAAAGGTTCTCTTCGGTAGAACACCCTCGGACGAACGGACAAGTGGAGTCCGCCAACAAGGTTATCCTTTCAGGgctaaagaagaggttggacaacaaaaagggtgcttgggccgacgagctGGCATCGGTCCTTTGGTCTTATCGAACAACCGAGCAATCCTCCACCAAGGAAACCCCTTTCCGATTAACGTACGGGGTGGATGCGGTAATACCCGTGGAGATCGGAGAACCGAGCCCACGATTGCTTTTAAAAGGAGTAGAGGAAACTGTAGAAAAGGACCTGATAGATGAAGCCCGGGAAATGGCCCATTTGACGGAAACAGCGCTAAAACAAAGAATAGCTCTGCGCTACGacaccaaagtgctcaagaGGGACTTCGAGCCTGACGACCTCGTCCTGAGACGGAACGATATCGGCTCACCGACCCCCGGGGAAGGCAAGCTAGCggcaaactgggaaggcccTTACAGAGTAAAAAAGGTGATGGGGAAAGGAGCCTTTAAGTTAGAAAGGCTCGATGGCAAGGAGGTCCCGAGGACATGGAATGTGGACAACCTGAGAAGATTCTATTCCTAG